In Carya illinoinensis cultivar Pawnee chromosome 6, C.illinoinensisPawnee_v1, whole genome shotgun sequence, a single genomic region encodes these proteins:
- the LOC122313590 gene encoding tRNA (carboxymethyluridine(34)-5-O)-methyltransferase-like: protein MLYKNLSVIRSFYQSREAISVLISVHRLPHSGIFSTMREVNIKGASSLSSVVSDGKSEIPQTVSVSQHTGKSPLNVQSTPEIEKRYVHHVYDAIAPHFSSTRFAKWPKVATFLSSLPSGSLILDAGCGNGKYLGLNPDCFFIGNDISAPLIKICADRGHEVLVADALNLPYRTNFGDATISIAVLHHLSTETRRKKAIEELVRVVKKGGLVLITVWAAEQEDRSLVAKWTPLTEKYAEEWIGPGSPHARSPSSLLLQSIPESEENGSGENVKDSKECSMEKMHEIIHLASQSNNDSVTFKHEKNTNSQQEYFVPWHLPYHRAEVSGVSASAVANGLAKKDDKKGAVVYNRYYHVFSEGELERLVSGMDNVVIVDRFYDKSNWCIILEKIL from the exons ATGCTTTATAAGAATTTAAGCGTGATTAGATCCTTTTATCAATCCCGGGAGGCCATTAGTGTACTCATTTCTGTTCATAGGCTCCCTCATTCAGGAATCTTCAGCACTATGAGAGAAGTTAATATAAAAGGTGCTTCTAGTTTGTCTAGTGTTGTATCTGATGGAAAATCTGAAATCCCACAAACTGTATCTGTTAGTCAGCATACGGGAAAGTCACCCTTAAATGTACAATCCACCCCTGAAATCGAAAAGAGGtatgtgcatcatgtttatgaTGCTATTGCTCCCCATTTCAGTTCAACCCGGTTTGCAAAGTGGCCAAAAGTGGCCACCTTTTTATCATCCTTGCCTTCAGGATCCCTCATTCTCGATGCAGGATGTGGTAATGGTAAATACTTGGGTCTGAATCCTGATTGCTTTTTCATAGGAAATGATATAAGTGCTCCCCTTATCAAAATTTGTGCGGATAGAGGGCATGAGGTTCTGGTTGCAGATGCATTAAATCTTCCATACAGAACTAATTTTGGTGATGCAACAATCTCTATTGCTGTATTACATCATCTAAGTACAGAGACTAGGAGAAAAAAAGCAATTGAAGAATTAGTTAGAGTTGTCAAAAAGGGGGGCCTGGTTCTTATAACCGTTTGGGCTGCAGAACAAGAGGATAGATCATTGGTTGCCAAATGGACTCCACTTACAGAAAAGTATGCTGAAGAGTGGATAGGACCAGGTAGTCCTCATGCTCGTAGCCCTTCGTCCTTATTGTTACAAAGCATCCCTGAAAGTGAGGAGAATGGTTCAGGAGAGAATGTGAAAGATTCCAAGGAGTGTTCAATGGAGAAGATGCATGAAATCATTCATCTTGCATCTCAAAGTAACAATGATTCAGTTACCTTTAAACATGAAAAGAATACCAACAGTCAACAGGAGTATTTTGTTCCTTGGCACCTACCCTATCATCGTGCTGAAGTAAGTGGTGTTTCTGCTTCTGCTGTTGCAAATGGTCTGGCTAAGAAAGATGATAAGAAGGGTGCTGTAGTCTACAACAGATATTATCATGTTTTCAGTGAAGGCGAGCTTGAAAG GTTAGTATCTGGTATGGACAATGTAGTCATCGTTGATCGGTTTTATGACAAATCAAACTGGTGTatcattcttgagaaaattctATGA